In Alosa alosa isolate M-15738 ecotype Scorff River chromosome 23, AALO_Geno_1.1, whole genome shotgun sequence, a single window of DNA contains:
- the LOC125288384 gene encoding adrenodoxin-like, with the protein MSFMSASKRLLMLSASQSSALCRCATTNISSKSSFACVQARAFRRGICTSVTQPLRSENKVTVNFINRDGEKITVRGNPGDTLLDVIVDQDLDFDGFGACEGTLACSTCHLIFDEEVFKQLGSITDEEMDMLDLAYGLTETSRLGCQICLTKALDGMTARVPESVADIRQSDGSA; encoded by the exons ATGTCTTTTATGTCGGCTTCAAAGCGACTGTTAATGTTATCCGCGTCACAAAGTTCAGCACTCTGCAGATGTGCCACAACTAATATTTCTTCAAAAAGTTCCTTCGCATGTGTACAAGCTCGGGCTTTCCGTCGAGGAATATGTACGAGTGTCACCCAACCTTTAAG GTCAGAAAATAAGGTAACGGTAAACTTCATCAATCGTGATGGAGAGAAGATTACCGTGAGGGGCAACCCTGGAGACACCTTACTGGATGTAATCGTTGACCAAGACCTGGATTTTGATGGATTTG GAGCCTGTGAAGGGACTCTGGCCTGCTCCACCTGCCATCTCATTTTTGACGAGGAAGTGTTCAAGCAACTGGGTTCGATAACAGATGAGGAGATGGATATGCTGGACCTTGCTTATGGCTTGACTGAAAC GTCCCGTCTGGGTTGTCAGATCTGCCTGACAAAGGCGCTAGATGGCATGACTGCACGGGTGCCGGAGAGTGTGGCTGACATCAGACAGTCTGACGGCTCTGCCTAG